A region of Desulfolithobacter dissulfuricans DNA encodes the following proteins:
- a CDS encoding energy-coupling factor ABC transporter ATP-binding protein → MAPLLELVDISFSYPGADRPVLDRINLTLSQGQRVGLIGPNGCGKTSLFHVIMGLLQPTSGKILFKGRPVTSREDFRQVREKIGLLFQDADDQLFSPTVIEDVAFGP, encoded by the coding sequence ATGGCCCCGCTGCTTGAACTTGTTGACATATCCTTCAGTTATCCTGGGGCGGACCGGCCGGTCCTGGACCGGATCAATCTCACCCTGAGCCAGGGACAGCGCGTGGGCCTCATCGGCCCCAACGGCTGCGGTAAGACCTCGCTTTTCCATGTGATCATGGGCCTGCTGCAACCAACGTCCGGGAAGATACTTTTCAAGGGCAGGCCTGTGACCTCCAGGGAAGATTTCCGCCAGGTCCGGGAAAAGATCGGCCTGCTCTTCCAGGACGCCGACGACCAATTATTCTCGCCCACGGTTATCGAGGACGTGGCCTTTGGCCCCTGA
- a CDS encoding ATP-binding cassette domain-containing protein, which produces MQTLARLGLAGFEKRITHQLSGGEKKLVSLATILAMEPETLLLDEPTNNLDPETRNRLIKILTDLEPGYVIIAHDWDFLAETCREIYVMDQGRVTRCDTSCLHEHHHAHPYGEHPHRHGG; this is translated from the coding sequence ATGCAGACCCTGGCACGACTGGGACTGGCCGGTTTTGAAAAACGGATTACCCACCAGCTGTCCGGTGGAGAAAAAAAACTGGTTTCCCTGGCCACCATCCTGGCCATGGAACCGGAGACCCTGCTCCTCGATGAGCCGACCAATAACCTAGATCCGGAGACCAGGAACCGGCTCATCAAGATCCTCACCGACCTGGAGCCGGGCTATGTGATCATCGCCCATGACTGGGATTTTCTGGCGGAAACCTGCAGGGAAATCTATGTCATGGACCAGGGCCGGGTGACCCGGTGTGATACATCATGCCTTCATGAACACCACCACGCTCACCCCTACGGTGAGCATCCCCACCGGCACGGAGGATGA
- a CDS encoding TonB-dependent receptor plug domain-containing protein, translated as MQMKSNGRLSGRRYTSLLASVITLPLSTVMAGMSTTALAEQAAPEPAAVLEEVVVTATKTPHTLKDVPVETLVVDQEDIEQSNAQNVMELLSTVPGITTAVHDDIFGTYTWRASLRGLNFNDGYALILIDGQRVMGSGQSGGMGEYGIGLNQIPVEMIERIEVVKGPGSALYGSDAVAGVINIITRKTPDRPTARAGGAYGWYKVKERVRNGIVEKPSDDGESRNIARAYVSFGDHPLDRLGYLIHYDYESAEDIGADPIKSDRHSVMAKVDLAASNRLDLYFKGEASKYEKMDNREEDSFRLSAGFEHHPADDQVLAVKGYTYNWDFVHGYPGYAYGYKHGAIGFDQIETQHTWYTNERNTLVTGVEAQQQTIDYTIENSDGSIITVQEDITTCSLYGQDEITLLDDLVLVAGLRYDDHSTFGSRVNPKLSLMYSLTEDTVFRASAGQAFKSPTIRQLYYSAPYRHGSFYAQSNPDLKPETATGYSASLEQWLLGRSLMLNLGLFRNEVDDMVVREDTGTLYDGLPLLVYRNVEEAVTQGVELLARLERRDFSLTATYTYTDSENRDTGKELTYVPRHSFSLVPAYEWSQWNLGISSTLTCTGRQYTDADNTEQIDAHTVVDAKMYLKLSDKARISLELDNIFDSDKGDEGNFRTGRTILVKLDASF; from the coding sequence ATGCAGATGAAGTCAAACGGCAGACTATCAGGCAGGAGGTACACATCCCTGCTGGCCTCTGTCATTACCCTTCCCCTGAGCACCGTCATGGCCGGAATGAGCACCACGGCCCTGGCTGAACAGGCAGCACCGGAGCCGGCCGCAGTTCTGGAAGAAGTGGTGGTAACCGCCACCAAAACACCTCACACCCTCAAGGATGTACCGGTGGAAACCCTGGTGGTGGACCAGGAAGATATTGAACAGAGCAATGCCCAGAATGTCATGGAACTCCTGAGCACGGTGCCGGGCATTACCACAGCGGTCCATGATGATATCTTCGGCACCTACACCTGGCGGGCCAGCCTGCGGGGACTGAACTTCAACGACGGATATGCCCTGATTCTCATCGACGGCCAGCGGGTGATGGGGTCCGGCCAGAGCGGCGGAATGGGCGAATACGGAATCGGCCTCAACCAGATCCCGGTGGAAATGATCGAACGAATCGAGGTGGTAAAAGGCCCGGGATCCGCTCTGTACGGCAGCGATGCAGTGGCCGGCGTCATCAATATCATCACCAGAAAGACGCCGGACAGGCCAACCGCCCGGGCCGGTGGAGCCTACGGCTGGTACAAGGTCAAGGAAAGAGTACGAAACGGTATTGTCGAGAAACCATCTGATGACGGTGAAAGCAGAAACATTGCCCGGGCCTATGTTTCCTTTGGCGACCATCCCCTGGACAGACTGGGATATCTGATCCATTACGACTACGAAAGCGCGGAAGACATCGGAGCCGACCCGATCAAGTCCGACCGCCACTCGGTCATGGCCAAGGTAGACCTGGCCGCCAGTAACCGCCTTGACCTGTATTTCAAGGGCGAGGCAAGCAAGTATGAAAAAATGGACAACCGGGAAGAAGACAGCTTCCGGTTATCGGCAGGTTTTGAGCACCACCCGGCAGACGACCAGGTCCTGGCCGTCAAGGGGTACACGTACAACTGGGATTTCGTCCACGGGTATCCCGGCTATGCCTATGGCTATAAGCATGGTGCCATCGGCTTTGATCAGATCGAAACGCAGCACACCTGGTACACAAACGAGCGCAACACCCTGGTTACCGGCGTCGAAGCCCAGCAACAGACCATTGATTACACTATCGAAAACAGCGATGGTTCCATAATCACTGTTCAGGAAGATATCACCACCTGCAGCCTGTACGGCCAGGACGAAATCACCCTCCTGGACGATCTGGTCCTGGTGGCCGGCCTGCGTTACGACGACCATTCCACCTTTGGTTCCAGGGTCAATCCCAAGCTGAGCCTGATGTACAGCCTCACCGAAGACACTGTTTTCAGAGCTTCAGCGGGCCAGGCATTCAAGTCGCCCACCATTCGCCAACTCTATTACAGCGCCCCCTATCGCCACGGAAGCTTCTATGCCCAGTCCAATCCGGACCTGAAGCCGGAAACAGCCACCGGCTACTCGGCAAGCCTGGAGCAATGGCTCCTGGGCCGCTCACTCATGCTCAATCTGGGCCTTTTCCGCAACGAGGTGGATGACATGGTGGTCCGTGAAGATACCGGCACCCTGTATGACGGGTTGCCGCTGCTGGTCTACCGCAACGTGGAAGAGGCGGTCACCCAGGGAGTCGAACTGCTGGCCAGGCTTGAACGTCGGGACTTCTCCCTGACAGCGACCTACACCTATACGGATTCGGAAAACAGGGATACCGGAAAGGAATTGACCTATGTTCCACGCCACAGTTTCTCCCTGGTTCCGGCCTATGAATGGAGCCAGTGGAACCTGGGCATAAGCTCCACCCTGACCTGCACGGGCAGACAATACACCGACGCGGACAACACGGAGCAAATCGATGCCCATACGGTGGTGGATGCCAAAATGTACCTGAAACTCAGTGATAAGGCCCGCATCAGCCTGGAACTCGACAACATCTTTGATTCGGACAAAGGTGACGAAGGTAATTTCCGGACCGGCAGAACCATCCTGGTCAAGCTTGATGCCTCATTCTGA
- a CDS encoding DUF4198 domain-containing protein: MKKNYSYQHNWTTFPQYLAAPKPGCLAGPVRHRINFHGNLFVFVAAFLACTAWFTGTAAAHDLWLNLDNYLLKSPGKTLAKVVFGHNYPHYGILVSRDQLNEFFYLTPDGHKKEIDKTWEEFHGESYGRPAGARVGEVRCEQEGTYIVTAVKKRKGDRLHVPSEKYAKSVIVVGKGSAGINRVVGHRIEIIPLKNPTEVRAGQVFPVKVLFEGKPLATYVYGTYAGYASEDEPFPVLARSDENGIARIRIDRPGTWMVVTNHKVDFSASLTFQIK; the protein is encoded by the coding sequence ATGAAAAAAAATTATTCCTACCAGCACAACTGGACCACATTTCCACAGTATCTGGCAGCACCAAAACCTGGATGCCTGGCCGGACCGGTCAGGCACCGGATAAATTTTCATGGCAACCTGTTCGTTTTTGTGGCCGCCTTTCTCGCCTGTACCGCCTGGTTCACCGGAACGGCTGCAGCCCATGACCTCTGGTTGAATCTTGACAATTATTTACTGAAATCCCCTGGCAAAACCCTGGCAAAAGTCGTTTTCGGGCACAATTATCCCCATTATGGCATCCTTGTCAGCAGGGACCAGCTCAACGAGTTCTTTTATCTGACACCTGACGGGCACAAAAAGGAGATAGACAAGACCTGGGAGGAATTTCACGGGGAGAGCTATGGCCGGCCGGCCGGTGCCCGGGTCGGCGAAGTGAGGTGCGAACAGGAGGGAACCTATATTGTAACGGCAGTCAAAAAGAGAAAAGGGGACCGCCTCCATGTACCATCTGAAAAATACGCTAAATCTGTTATTGTTGTCGGCAAGGGATCAGCCGGAATCAACAGGGTGGTGGGGCACCGCATCGAGATCATACCTCTGAAAAATCCCACCGAGGTGCGGGCCGGACAGGTTTTCCCGGTAAAAGTACTGTTCGAGGGCAAACCGCTGGCAACCTATGTGTACGGCACATATGCCGGCTATGCTTCCGAAGACGAACCGTTTCCCGTACTTGCCAGGAGCGACGAGAACGGCATTGCCCGGATCAGGATTGACAGGCCAGGCACCTGGATGGTGGTCACCAACCACAAAGTGGATTTTTCCGCTTCATTGACATTCCAGATCAAATGA
- a CDS encoding nicotianamine synthase family protein produces the protein MHYFPIDHDHELTEHEFLGCCKDCERSHWLVKKHLCDFYQRISSYSPEELRSLPPAELYQLYLVLDDIAHLDCGNHLAELILADREIEKLLPTIRGYYTTFFELHETALAREVMTAADPWKPLEIFGLYPRYEALIRTQVETLDLPRPNRLAFIGCGPVPLSLILMHRLYGISSFGLESDPQAVSLANQCLDRLGLAGAIEIIPGNEESLGDLDWDLVLVAALAEPKARIFTHLARIMADRGKRPVICRTYSGLRGLLHPPLTARDYSGFRVQYEIRPGGRVNNTLLLLEMM, from the coding sequence ATGCACTATTTTCCCATAGACCATGATCATGAACTGACAGAGCACGAGTTTCTCGGCTGTTGCAAAGACTGCGAGCGCAGTCACTGGTTGGTGAAAAAACATCTCTGTGACTTTTATCAGCGGATTAGCAGCTACAGTCCGGAGGAACTGCGTTCCCTGCCTCCGGCCGAACTCTACCAGCTCTATCTGGTCCTGGATGATATCGCCCATCTGGACTGCGGCAACCACCTGGCGGAACTGATCCTGGCCGACCGGGAGATAGAAAAACTGCTCCCGACGATACGGGGTTACTACACCACCTTTTTCGAGCTGCATGAAACCGCCCTGGCCAGGGAAGTGATGACGGCGGCTGATCCCTGGAAGCCCCTGGAGATCTTTGGCCTCTATCCCCGGTATGAGGCCCTGATCAGAACCCAGGTCGAAACCCTGGACCTGCCCCGTCCCAACCGGCTGGCCTTTATCGGTTGCGGACCGGTTCCACTTTCCCTGATCCTCATGCACCGACTTTACGGGATAAGCTCCTTTGGCCTGGAAAGTGACCCGCAGGCTGTCTCCCTGGCCAACCAATGTCTGGACCGACTGGGCCTTGCGGGCGCAATTGAAATTATCCCGGGCAACGAAGAATCACTTGGAGATCTCGACTGGGACCTGGTTCTGGTGGCGGCCCTGGCCGAACCCAAGGCCAGAATCTTTACCCACCTGGCCCGGATCATGGCAGACAGGGGAAAACGACCGGTGATCTGCCGCACCTATTCCGGCCTGCGCGGCCTGCTGCATCCGCCACTGACCGCCAGGGATTACAGTGGATTCCGAGTGCAATATGAGATCCGACCCGGCGGTCGGGTCAACAACACCCTGCTGCTGCTGGAGATGATGTAA
- a CDS encoding nicotianamine synthase family protein: protein MTADFTAIHSELLDIYDAIRDLSDKEILRAHPGALDPPFRRLDQLAAMEIEDGVLAKILASPELEQVLLAISRLRNTYGLRLEIEQAHALLASSDPWKTLQEFTFHENYLQLAAMEQQGAGLKSGDRIIFLGSGPLPLSLIFLCSRYDLQGIGIERENFFADLSRQVVAHLGLEDRITIRAGNHFSLPLKEQFQLLMVAAMARPKEEIFRHLARSLPEGSLVAFRLYEKGLRRLLDRNGDVTLPPEFTVYHRIRPRPPVNNTVVVVRRQ from the coding sequence ATGACGGCAGACTTTACCGCAATCCACAGTGAACTCCTGGATATCTACGACGCCATCCGGGACTTGAGCGATAAGGAGATCCTCCGGGCGCATCCCGGGGCCCTGGATCCCCCTTTTCGCCGTCTGGACCAGCTGGCCGCGATGGAGATCGAAGACGGGGTGCTGGCAAAGATTCTTGCTTCTCCCGAACTTGAACAGGTGCTCCTGGCCATCAGCCGGTTGCGCAATACGTATGGCCTGCGCCTGGAGATCGAACAGGCCCATGCCCTGCTCGCTTCATCCGATCCCTGGAAAACACTGCAGGAATTCACCTTCCATGAGAACTACCTGCAGCTGGCAGCCATGGAACAGCAGGGAGCAGGTCTCAAGTCGGGAGACAGGATCATCTTCCTGGGAAGCGGACCTTTGCCGCTGTCCCTCATTTTCCTCTGTTCCCGGTACGATTTACAGGGTATCGGTATTGAACGGGAAAACTTTTTTGCTGATCTCTCCCGACAGGTGGTGGCCCACCTCGGCCTGGAGGATCGAATTACCATCAGGGCTGGCAACCATTTTTCTCTGCCCCTAAAAGAGCAGTTTCAGTTGTTGATGGTGGCCGCCATGGCCCGGCCCAAGGAGGAAATCTTCCGCCACCTGGCCCGCAGCCTGCCGGAAGGAAGCCTGGTTGCCTTTCGCCTTTACGAGAAGGGACTGCGCCGACTCCTGGACCGCAACGGAGATGTCACGTTGCCACCCGAGTTCACTGTCTATCACCGCATCCGACCCCGACCGCCGGTAAACAACACCGTGGTGGTGGTCAGGCGACAATAA
- a CDS encoding class I SAM-dependent methyltransferase, which translates to MNNATTAARYIRNYWDWRALSFDGSSAQQQSWWQVYNRALGATGPLRILDVGTGTGFIALGLARGGHRVTGLDISPGMLRQAGTKVTVQGLTLSLLAADAIDPPFTPASFDAIVCRNLLWTLPEPARALRCWHRLIRPGGRIIVSDGIWRRPDFSGLVTHYTRLLVSALRKGRNSIPVRFELAYQPIRRHLPHFCGVRAAEAEDLLTGCGFTRPVRHEHHFPHHPYPAGYGSHFFVMSAVRP; encoded by the coding sequence ATGAATAATGCAACAACAGCAGCCCGGTATATCCGCAATTACTGGGACTGGCGGGCCCTTTCCTTTGATGGCTCCTCGGCCCAGCAGCAAAGCTGGTGGCAGGTCTATAATCGGGCCCTGGGAGCCACCGGACCCCTGCGTATTCTAGATGTCGGTACCGGCACCGGTTTTATCGCCCTGGGACTGGCCAGGGGCGGTCACCGGGTTACTGGCCTGGATATCTCGCCGGGCATGCTGCGTCAGGCCGGGACCAAGGTCACCGTGCAGGGGCTGACGCTTAGCTTGCTTGCGGCGGATGCCATTGACCCACCCTTCACGCCTGCCAGCTTCGACGCCATTGTCTGCCGCAACCTGCTCTGGACCCTGCCAGAACCGGCACGGGCCCTGCGGTGCTGGCACAGGCTCATCAGGCCTGGTGGCAGAATCATCGTTTCCGACGGAATATGGCGTCGTCCGGATTTTTCGGGCCTGGTGACCCATTACACCCGGTTACTTGTTTCAGCCCTCAGAAAAGGCCGCAATTCCATTCCGGTACGTTTTGAGCTGGCCTATCAGCCGATCAGGCGTCACCTCCCGCATTTTTGCGGGGTGCGGGCTGCCGAGGCCGAGGATCTGCTGACCGGCTGCGGCTTTACCCGGCCTGTTCGCCACGAACACCATTTTCCGCACCATCCCTATCCGGCCGGCTATGGGTCTCATTTCTTTGTCATGAGTGCTGTTCGTCCTTGA
- a CDS encoding MotA/TolQ/ExbB proton channel family protein, whose translation MWEIIHHGGPVMWPLLACSVIVLTVILERILFWIRIERRRNRTLMDEILRLAEKRDWAQIRKKIRGSEDYVIRVLTVGILHREYDMGKAMEAEARHMEKKMSRFMTVLDTMITAAPLLGIFGTVLGIISSFKMLGTGGIADPKLVTGGIAQALITTAAGLGISIITVFPYNYFKSRIENGIYVMEKYATSLEVVYEKVQIDKHK comes from the coding sequence ATGTGGGAAATAATACATCATGGCGGCCCCGTGATGTGGCCGCTATTGGCCTGCTCCGTCATTGTGCTCACGGTGATTCTTGAACGGATTTTGTTCTGGATCAGAATTGAGCGCAGGCGAAACCGGACCCTGATGGACGAAATCCTGCGCCTGGCGGAAAAGAGGGACTGGGCGCAGATCAGGAAAAAGATCAGGGGCAGCGAGGATTATGTGATCCGGGTGCTTACGGTGGGTATCCTGCATCGGGAATATGACATGGGCAAGGCCATGGAGGCTGAGGCCCGGCACATGGAAAAAAAAATGTCACGCTTTATGACCGTACTCGACACCATGATCACCGCGGCCCCCCTCCTGGGTATCTTCGGCACCGTGCTCGGCATTATCTCCTCTTTCAAGATGCTGGGCACAGGCGGGATTGCCGACCCGAAGCTGGTCACCGGCGGCATTGCCCAGGCACTGATCACCACCGCTGCCGGGCTTGGCATCTCCATTATCACCGTGTTTCCCTACAATTATTTCAAGAGCCGTATTGAAAACGGTATCTACGTTATGGAAAAATATGCCACCAGTCTGGAAGTGGTGTATGAAAAAGTACAAATAGACAAACACAAATGA
- a CDS encoding ExbD/TolR family protein yields MKVHRKSISSPRIEMLPLIDIVFLLLVFFIYAMLSMAVHHGQPVDLPDSTGAVLEPDEAIGITIQDMGDTIRLHVNEQPVRLEELSAVLREQAGEEREQEVKVFADRTVAYQELFRVLDRIRQAGLSRISLQARPEEVASP; encoded by the coding sequence ATGAAGGTTCACAGAAAAAGTATTTCGTCGCCACGCATCGAGATGCTGCCGCTTATCGATATCGTCTTTCTCCTCCTGGTATTTTTCATCTATGCCATGCTCTCCATGGCCGTGCACCATGGCCAGCCAGTGGACCTGCCCGACTCCACGGGTGCGGTCCTGGAGCCCGATGAGGCCATCGGGATCACCATCCAGGACATGGGGGACACCATCCGTCTCCACGTGAATGAACAACCGGTCAGACTGGAGGAACTGTCCGCGGTGCTCCGCGAGCAGGCCGGCGAGGAACGGGAGCAGGAGGTGAAGGTCTTTGCCGACAGGACGGTAGCCTACCAGGAGCTCTTCCGGGTCCTGGACCGGATCCGCCAAGCCGGCCTGAGTCGTATCTCGCTCCAGGCCCGGCCCGAAGAAGTGGCCAGCCCATGA
- a CDS encoding energy transducer TonB, which translates to MSEPWRLALAAVLALGLHGAVLTLIRMDLRQTLPAPLMMERITVSLGGTGASVPTEKKKEREKGKEKIQPVTEDTPERPAAEEEVARETEKVQVPEARSEPEPGPQPGERTEKKVERQKTKSTVITEREEKPESRQTIQPRRTRKRMVSSVREKAVREDLAAGAGPVTFPRQSTAEDAADDQAAPQAALVTVQATPLYRVNPPPRYPRLARRRGLEGTVLLEVLVDRNGRVREVRVQASSGYPILDRAAFKGVRNWRFSPGTIDGQPSDMWIRVPVRFQLR; encoded by the coding sequence ATGAGTGAACCATGGCGACTTGCCCTGGCCGCCGTGCTCGCTCTGGGCCTTCATGGTGCGGTCCTGACCCTGATCCGCATGGACCTCCGACAGACCCTGCCCGCCCCCCTCATGATGGAACGGATCACGGTCTCCCTGGGTGGCACCGGGGCCAGTGTGCCGACAGAGAAGAAAAAAGAAAGAGAGAAAGGAAAAGAAAAAATTCAGCCGGTTACGGAAGACACCCCGGAGAGGCCGGCGGCAGAAGAAGAGGTGGCCAGGGAAACAGAGAAGGTCCAGGTGCCAGAGGCCAGATCCGAACCTGAACCCGGGCCGCAGCCCGGAGAACGGACAGAAAAAAAGGTTGAGCGGCAGAAGACAAAGAGTACCGTAATCACAGAGAGGGAAGAAAAACCGGAATCGCGACAGACAATCCAGCCCCGGCGCACCCGGAAGAGGATGGTTTCTTCGGTCCGGGAAAAGGCGGTCCGGGAGGATCTCGCCGCCGGGGCCGGACCGGTGACATTCCCCCGGCAGAGCACGGCAGAGGATGCGGCGGATGATCAGGCCGCGCCGCAGGCCGCCCTGGTCACGGTCCAGGCGACCCCGCTCTACCGGGTCAATCCACCGCCCAGGTACCCCCGCCTGGCCAGACGCCGGGGCCTGGAGGGCACGGTTCTCCTCGAGGTCCTGGTCGACCGGAACGGCCGGGTCCGCGAAGTGCGTGTCCAGGCCTCCTCGGGTTACCCGATCCTCGACCGGGCGGCGTTCAAGGGAGTGCGTAACTGGCGTTTCAGCCCTGGAACCATCGACGGCCAACCTTCGGACATGTGGATCCGGGTACCGGTTCGCTTTCAGCTCAGGTGA
- a CDS encoding radical SAM protein → MLTSHERRSATWTIRPWRRGLAVHRKLSYPARYGCYHELITPQAVYHMGLDGFPRFLQGTGPDWSHPQEWLKLTRNGDWVYYSTQGYSDLFDLTGEYYYPLLPYPSNPIFQGSPHTVPGVADLLAAHDQHCAEAARLASTCCSRQETAVLRSFSRWTSTQIRRHAGALHRLIQGRIPVLPPDCRHVDYDVLPILLTEGCLANCGFCRIKTGTEFRLRSQREVRDQLEGMKNLLGEEIGNYRAVFLGQHDCLAAGSRAIVQALDQIEATLAPGTVHVRKPVAFLFGSTRSLLALDDDDLRRLDRSPFRIVVNIGLESFDQETLEILKKPVRAEENWLALQKMVTINRRYPGISISGNLVLGDGLGSGHIQRTLDVLSELPRSQPGSTLYLSPLAGACRTRDILAILRRLKDLMRLEIYPYLIQQL, encoded by the coding sequence ATGTTGACCAGTCATGAGCGGCGTTCCGCGACATGGACCATCCGGCCCTGGCGCCGCGGCCTTGCCGTCCACCGCAAACTCAGCTATCCGGCCCGCTACGGCTGCTACCATGAGCTCATCACCCCGCAGGCCGTCTACCACATGGGCCTGGACGGGTTTCCCCGTTTCCTCCAGGGCACCGGCCCCGACTGGTCCCATCCCCAGGAATGGCTCAAGCTGACCCGGAACGGTGACTGGGTCTATTACTCCACCCAGGGCTACAGCGATCTCTTCGATCTCACCGGTGAATATTATTATCCCCTGCTGCCCTATCCCTCCAATCCCATATTTCAGGGATCTCCCCACACCGTTCCCGGGGTAGCCGACCTCCTGGCCGCCCATGATCAGCATTGCGCCGAGGCCGCCCGGCTGGCCTCAACCTGTTGCTCCAGGCAGGAGACAGCCGTGCTGCGAAGTTTTTCCCGCTGGACCAGCACGCAAATCCGCCGCCACGCCGGAGCGCTGCACCGGCTCATCCAGGGTCGCATTCCGGTACTGCCACCGGACTGCCGTCATGTGGATTATGACGTTTTGCCGATCCTGCTCACCGAAGGGTGTCTGGCCAACTGCGGATTCTGCCGGATCAAGACCGGCACCGAATTCCGGCTTCGATCACAAAGGGAGGTGCGGGATCAGCTTGAAGGAATGAAAAATCTGCTGGGGGAAGAAATCGGCAACTACCGGGCGGTCTTTCTTGGCCAGCATGACTGCCTGGCCGCCGGCAGCCGTGCCATTGTCCAGGCGCTTGACCAGATCGAGGCCACCCTGGCCCCGGGCACGGTTCATGTCCGGAAACCGGTGGCCTTTCTCTTTGGCTCTACCCGCTCCCTTCTGGCCCTGGACGACGACGATCTCAGGCGACTCGATCGGTCTCCATTCAGGATAGTTGTCAATATCGGCCTGGAATCCTTTGATCAGGAGACCCTGGAGATCCTGAAAAAACCGGTCCGGGCAGAAGAGAACTGGCTGGCTCTGCAAAAAATGGTGACCATCAACCGCCGCTATCCGGGAATCAGCATCAGCGGTAACCTGGTCCTGGGCGACGGGCTCGGCAGCGGTCATATACAGCGAACCCTGGATGTTCTCAGCGAACTGCCCCGGTCCCAGCCCGGCTCCACCCTTTATCTCTCCCCCCTCGCCGGAGCCTGCCGAACAAGGGATATCCTTGCAATCCTCCGCCGACTTAAAGACCTCATGCGCCTGGAGATCTATCCCTATCTTATCCAGCAACTCTAA
- a CDS encoding response regulator, whose protein sequence is MESDSQGTVFSLFFPASEERPAVLEDSLSMVDLRGRGERILVVDDEETQRDITRKMLQLFGYSVHTVASGEEAIAWLRSRSVDLILLDMIMDPGINGCETYAEIIKIHPDQKAIIASGFSRSEEVKKAQAMGAGQLLCKPYTLLELGLVVNQALHGA, encoded by the coding sequence GTGGAAAGCGATAGCCAGGGAACCGTCTTCAGCCTCTTTTTTCCGGCCAGCGAAGAGCGTCCCGCTGTCCTGGAGGACTCACTCTCCATGGTAGACCTGCGTGGCCGGGGTGAGCGGATCCTGGTGGTCGATGACGAGGAGACCCAGCGGGATATAACCCGGAAGATGCTGCAGCTTTTCGGCTACTCCGTGCATACGGTTGCCTCCGGGGAAGAGGCCATTGCCTGGCTCCGTTCCAGGAGCGTGGATCTGATCCTTCTTGACATGATCATGGATCCGGGGATAAACGGCTGCGAGACCTATGCAGAGATCATCAAGATCCATCCGGATCAGAAAGCCATCATCGCCAGTGGTTTTTCCCGGAGCGAGGAGGTGAAAAAGGCCCAGGCCATGGGGGCCGGCCAGCTTCTGTGCAAGCCCTATACCCTGCTCGAGCTCGGTCTGGTGGTCAACCAGGCCCTGCATGGAGCCTGA